The proteins below come from a single Agrobacterium vitis genomic window:
- a CDS encoding TonB-dependent hemoglobin/transferrin/lactoferrin family receptor: MSFRGIRPILLACTALCTFTAAVPVIAQEAAKTAENSGSNGQTELSTITVKGQKVVKGSVEDTPVATHTSAEQLQKKQIDDVDDLGNTVEPSVTYVKNSKSVNIRGLEADRVLTTIDGIPVPYFFDSVYSYGGGADTYDFNSLSSVDVLHSADSSRAGSGALGGALLLHTYEPEDLIGDGKSFGGIAKLGYDGSDRSLTASGAIAKKFDNTSVLFQSSYKYGHETETTGDVGGTRGTRTEADPMSYNDRNFLFKIRQELEGGHTIGLTAEHYDYNSKKDYKSNTSYGTTYRAGDYDYIQDKGRDRVSLDYVYDSTSADSWIDSAFATLYWQRATRVEGTSSYRLTAPIGIYDRSMESEQRDYGFNGYANSDFSTGALNHKLTFGTDLRFSQSSYYLAGQDTCSVTYVSGCAYYHTNQSYSPDVNSYKLGAFVEDKISLGNSPVSLTPGLRVDWYKEDPQETDTYKGTMPEGQDGAHLSPKLRAAWQATPDAELYAQFSTAFKSPNAYQLYVDYDNSPLYRSIGNPDLKPETSWGFDVGANLGNEDFGGRISAFTTRYKNFIDTSDIIRTTGYVLGTYEYINRANVRISGVEIEGHKTFTNGINLHGSMFYARGVDLDTDELLSTVAPLKAIVGVGYERQTWGADVSLVAAAAVSDDSSASTKPAGYGVVNLTGWWEPEQAKGLRLQAGVYNLFDKQYYDALEVKDVANANALYSEAGRYFKIAISQKF, encoded by the coding sequence ATGTCTTTTCGGGGAATTCGGCCTATTCTGCTTGCCTGCACGGCACTTTGCACATTCACTGCGGCCGTGCCTGTCATCGCGCAGGAAGCGGCAAAAACGGCGGAAAACAGCGGCTCTAATGGTCAGACCGAACTTTCGACCATTACCGTCAAGGGCCAGAAGGTTGTAAAGGGTTCCGTGGAAGACACGCCGGTGGCGACCCATACCTCGGCCGAGCAATTGCAGAAGAAGCAGATCGATGATGTCGATGACCTCGGCAATACGGTCGAGCCGAGTGTGACCTATGTGAAGAATTCCAAGAGCGTCAACATTCGCGGCCTGGAGGCCGACCGGGTACTGACGACCATCGATGGCATTCCGGTGCCCTATTTCTTCGACAGCGTTTATAGCTATGGCGGCGGTGCCGACACCTATGATTTCAATTCGCTGTCGTCGGTGGACGTGCTGCACAGCGCCGATTCCAGCCGCGCCGGGTCCGGTGCGCTCGGGGGCGCGTTGCTCCTGCATACCTATGAGCCGGAGGACCTGATTGGCGATGGCAAGAGCTTTGGCGGTATCGCCAAGCTTGGCTATGATGGCTCGGACCGCTCGCTGACGGCCTCAGGCGCGATTGCCAAGAAATTCGACAATACCTCGGTACTGTTCCAGTCCTCCTACAAATACGGCCATGAGACCGAAACAACAGGCGATGTCGGCGGCACCAGGGGAACCCGGACCGAAGCCGATCCGATGAGCTATAACGACCGCAATTTCCTGTTCAAGATCCGCCAGGAGCTGGAAGGCGGTCATACGATCGGCCTGACGGCGGAGCATTACGACTATAATTCCAAGAAGGATTACAAGTCCAATACCAGCTACGGCACCACCTATCGCGCCGGTGATTACGATTATATCCAGGACAAGGGCCGCGACCGGGTTTCGCTTGACTACGTCTATGACAGCACCTCTGCCGACAGCTGGATCGACAGCGCCTTTGCCACCCTCTATTGGCAGCGCGCAACCCGCGTGGAAGGCACATCCAGCTACCGTCTGACGGCTCCAATCGGCATTTACGACCGGTCCATGGAAAGCGAGCAGCGTGATTACGGGTTCAATGGCTATGCCAATTCCGATTTCAGCACTGGCGCTTTGAACCACAAGCTGACCTTCGGCACCGATCTCCGCTTCAGCCAAAGCAGCTATTATCTCGCCGGTCAGGACACCTGCTCAGTCACCTACGTATCCGGTTGCGCCTATTACCACACCAACCAATCCTATTCGCCTGATGTTAATTCCTACAAGCTCGGCGCTTTTGTCGAGGACAAGATTTCGCTGGGCAACAGCCCCGTTTCGCTGACGCCTGGCCTGCGCGTCGATTGGTACAAGGAAGACCCGCAGGAGACCGACACTTATAAGGGAACCATGCCTGAGGGGCAGGATGGCGCCCACCTTTCGCCCAAGCTGCGTGCCGCCTGGCAGGCGACGCCGGATGCCGAGCTTTACGCCCAGTTCTCCACGGCGTTTAAATCACCCAACGCCTACCAACTCTATGTGGATTATGACAATTCGCCGCTCTACCGCTCAATCGGTAATCCCGATCTGAAGCCGGAAACCAGCTGGGGCTTCGATGTCGGTGCCAATCTTGGCAACGAGGATTTCGGTGGCCGGATCAGCGCCTTTACCACCCGCTACAAGAATTTCATCGATACCTCGGACATCATCCGCACGACGGGCTATGTGCTTGGGACCTATGAATATATCAACCGCGCCAATGTCCGCATCAGCGGCGTCGAGATCGAGGGCCACAAGACCTTCACCAACGGCATCAACCTACATGGCTCGATGTTCTATGCGCGTGGCGTGGATCTGGATACCGACGAGTTGTTGAGCACGGTAGCGCCGCTGAAAGCCATTGTCGGTGTCGGCTATGAACGGCAGACCTGGGGCGCGGATGTCAGTCTGGTGGCCGCCGCTGCCGTCTCCGACGACTCCAGCGCCTCCACCAAGCCAGCTGGATACGGCGTCGTCAATCTGACGGGCTGGTGGGAGCCGGAACAGGCCAAGGGCCTGCGCCTTCAGGCTGGTGTCTACAATCTGTTCGACAAGCAATATTACGACGCGCTTGAAGTGAAGGACGTCGCTAACGCCAATGCGCTTTACTCCGAGGCCGGTCGTTATTTCAAAATCGCCATCTCTCAGAAGTTCTGA
- a CDS encoding extensin family protein, with product MRCKTLLLALSLICLSGASLPPKDALPEQGPIPDSKPKTATDTPDASSGVKIPDTKDPDTKDDVSKPGDKSALVPAPDTVPVPTPSPAAPTPVPAPTPASPAPSSQTPPASAEPAPAPAPAPPPPPPIMTEDPQAYGQCLKDLKAAGAQFTERPRIDDGDGCGIDKPLEVTEILPGVSLKPKATLRCAAALELSEWMRTLVIPAADQALPDKGRLKAVDQASSYICRNRNSRSDGKMSEHAKGNALDIAGFEFEKGDVPMKIVPDSEPTLPGAFQRTINSSACLYFTTVLAPGADETHKDHLHLDLIKRRNDYRVCQEPN from the coding sequence ATGAGATGCAAAACGCTGCTGCTGGCCTTAAGCCTGATATGCCTGAGCGGCGCATCTCTCCCTCCAAAAGACGCCCTTCCCGAGCAGGGCCCCATACCCGATAGCAAACCGAAAACCGCAACCGATACGCCAGATGCTTCCTCCGGCGTTAAAATCCCAGATACAAAAGATCCAGACACAAAAGATGATGTCAGCAAGCCCGGCGACAAATCCGCCCTGGTTCCGGCACCGGACACTGTTCCCGTGCCGACGCCCTCGCCCGCCGCGCCAACCCCTGTCCCGGCCCCTACCCCGGCCTCACCTGCTCCATCCTCCCAAACGCCACCCGCATCGGCAGAACCGGCACCGGCCCCAGCTCCGGCACCGCCTCCACCACCGCCGATCATGACGGAGGACCCGCAGGCCTATGGGCAGTGCCTTAAGGATCTGAAGGCGGCAGGCGCGCAATTTACCGAACGGCCCCGGATCGATGACGGCGATGGTTGTGGCATCGACAAGCCGCTGGAGGTGACGGAAATCCTGCCGGGTGTCAGCCTGAAGCCGAAGGCGACGCTGCGCTGCGCGGCGGCACTGGAACTTTCGGAATGGATGCGCACTCTGGTTATTCCCGCCGCCGATCAGGCGCTTCCCGACAAAGGTCGGCTGAAGGCCGTGGACCAGGCCTCCTCCTATATCTGCCGTAACCGCAATAGCCGCAGCGATGGCAAGATGTCCGAACATGCCAAGGGCAATGCGCTGGATATTGCCGGTTTCGAATTTGAAAAAGGCGATGTGCCGATGAAGATCGTGCCGGACAGCGAACCAACCCTGCCCGGCGCCTTCCAGCGCACCATCAATTCCTCAGCCTGCCTGTATTTCACCACCGTTCTGGCACCCGGAGCCGATGAGACCCATAAGGATCACTTGCATCTGGATCTCATCAAACGCCGCAACGATTACCGCGTCTGTCAGGAGCCGAATTGA
- a CDS encoding protein adenylyltransferase SelO, with product MFAFDNSYARLPEPFHAAVLPQPVAQPKLIRFNHALAQDLGLDMQGKDDASLAEIFSGNRIAQGASPLAMAYAGHQFGNFVPQLGDGRAILLGEVLDRHGRRRDIQLKGAGPTPFSRNGDGRAALGPVIREYIVSEAMHALGLPTTRALAAVATGQPVRREVALPGAVLTRVAASHIRVGTFQFFAARQDNDSLKALADHVIDRHYPILKDADNRYLALLNAIADRQAALIARWLSIGFIHGVMNTDNVAVSGETIDFGPCAFLDEYNPKKVFSSIDQRGRYAYANQPGIGQWNMARLAECLLPLFDGGEDKAVEDANAALARFGEVFQTYWLAAFRAKLGVTGTDEADLALINDLLGLMETHEADFTLTFRQLGRIAGGGVAQDLIPETDALIAWLIRWRARLGTERPAEMIEAEMQTINPALIPRNHRIEEAISAAVYDDYSFFERLTQALEQPFEELEDTADLRVPPKAEERVTRTFCGT from the coding sequence ATGTTTGCCTTTGACAATAGCTACGCCCGTCTGCCGGAGCCGTTTCACGCCGCTGTTCTGCCGCAACCCGTGGCGCAGCCGAAGCTGATCCGGTTCAATCATGCGCTTGCGCAGGACCTGGGCCTGGACATGCAGGGCAAGGATGACGCTTCGCTGGCGGAGATCTTTTCCGGCAACCGTATCGCTCAGGGTGCCAGCCCATTGGCCATGGCCTATGCCGGGCATCAATTCGGCAATTTCGTGCCGCAATTGGGCGATGGCCGCGCCATTCTGCTTGGCGAGGTGCTGGACCGTCATGGCAGACGACGTGATATCCAGCTGAAAGGCGCAGGCCCGACGCCCTTTTCCCGCAATGGCGACGGGCGCGCAGCACTTGGCCCTGTGATCCGCGAATATATCGTCTCCGAAGCCATGCATGCGCTCGGCCTTCCCACCACACGGGCGCTGGCCGCCGTTGCGACCGGCCAGCCGGTCAGACGCGAAGTGGCGCTGCCCGGTGCTGTGTTGACGCGAGTTGCCGCCAGCCATATCCGCGTCGGCACCTTCCAGTTCTTTGCCGCACGGCAGGATAATGACAGCTTGAAGGCATTGGCCGATCACGTCATCGACCGGCACTATCCAATCCTGAAAGATGCAGACAACCGCTATCTGGCACTGCTGAACGCCATTGCCGACCGGCAGGCCGCGCTGATTGCCCGCTGGCTATCGATCGGCTTCATCCATGGGGTGATGAATACCGACAATGTCGCCGTATCAGGCGAAACCATCGATTTTGGCCCCTGCGCTTTTCTGGATGAGTATAATCCGAAAAAGGTGTTTTCCTCCATCGACCAACGCGGCCGCTATGCCTATGCCAACCAGCCCGGCATTGGCCAATGGAACATGGCGCGGCTGGCCGAATGCCTGCTGCCGCTGTTTGACGGCGGCGAAGACAAGGCCGTGGAAGACGCCAATGCGGCGCTGGCCCGCTTCGGCGAAGTGTTCCAGACCTATTGGCTCGCCGCCTTCCGCGCCAAGCTGGGCGTGACCGGTACTGATGAAGCCGATCTGGCGCTGATCAACGATCTCCTTGGCTTGATGGAGACCCATGAGGCCGATTTCACCTTGACCTTCCGCCAGCTCGGCAGGATTGCCGGAGGCGGCGTGGCACAGGATCTGATCCCGGAAACCGACGCGCTGATCGCCTGGCTGATCCGTTGGCGCGCAAGGCTTGGCACAGAGCGCCCGGCAGAGATGATTGAAGCGGAAATGCAAACCATCAATCCTGCCCTCATCCCCCGCAACCACCGCATCGAAGAGGCAATCTCGGCGGCGGTCTATGACGATTATTCGTTCTTTGAACGGCTGACGCAGGCCCTGGAACAACCATTTGAAGAATTGGAAGACACCGCGGATCTCAGAGTGCCGCCGAAAGCGGAAGAGAGAGTGACGCGAACATTTTGCGGGACGTGA
- a CDS encoding HupE/UreJ family protein has product MFKRISFTAAIFASAAAPAFAHLNPAEHGSVLAGISHPLTGPDHIMAMVAVGLWASQQGGKALYAVPAAFVGTMAIGFLLALAGVHLPFVEPAILASVMALGLLVATAVRMPAAGASAVVALFALFHGYAHGTELAGAGALEFGLGFLIATAALHAVGIGLGVGLNRFGPRITRLLGVATALGGAALMLG; this is encoded by the coding sequence ATGTTCAAACGCATTTCATTCACCGCTGCCATTTTCGCCAGCGCCGCCGCTCCGGCCTTCGCCCATCTTAATCCTGCCGAACACGGCTCGGTTCTGGCCGGGATTTCCCATCCGCTGACCGGACCCGACCATATCATGGCGATGGTTGCCGTCGGTCTTTGGGCCTCGCAGCAGGGTGGCAAGGCGCTCTATGCCGTGCCCGCCGCTTTTGTCGGCACAATGGCCATCGGCTTTCTTCTGGCGCTGGCAGGGGTCCATCTTCCCTTCGTTGAGCCGGCCATCCTGGCCTCCGTCATGGCTCTCGGTCTGCTGGTGGCAACTGCCGTGCGCATGCCCGCCGCTGGCGCGTCTGCTGTCGTTGCTCTTTTCGCGCTGTTCCATGGCTATGCGCATGGCACCGAACTGGCTGGCGCCGGTGCGTTGGAATTCGGCCTCGGCTTCCTGATCGCTACCGCCGCCCTGCATGCAGTCGGTATTGGCCTTGGCGTCGGCCTCAACCGCTTCGGCCCGCGCATCACCCGTCTGCTCGGCGTGGCCACGGCTCTCGGTGGCGCGGCCCTGATGCTGGGCTGA
- a CDS encoding DUF2076 domain-containing protein — MSPEERQLLTQLFDRVRQASATPRDREAESLIEGELRSQPYATYYLAQAVIIQEKGLEAATAKIRDLEDQIAHLQDELSRSQAQPPAPQQSGGFLGGISSIFGGGSPAPAPSRNAGPWGAAPAAQRGYDDYSRSAPPQSGPWGGAPTGGQWQQPGQQPAAAPAGGGFLRGALTTAAGVAGGVLVADAVRDIFTTHGGGFGNMLGAGGMAQAPVEETIINNNTYNITENGRDDTPAQSDDSGVQQASLDNDNDSYDNSSFDDSDFGGDDSMNA, encoded by the coding sequence ATGTCACCGGAAGAGCGCCAGTTACTAACCCAATTGTTTGACCGTGTGCGCCAGGCGTCTGCAACGCCGCGCGACCGTGAAGCGGAAAGCCTGATCGAAGGCGAATTGCGCAGCCAGCCCTATGCCACCTATTATCTGGCCCAGGCCGTGATTATTCAGGAAAAAGGCCTGGAGGCCGCGACCGCCAAGATCCGCGATCTCGAAGACCAGATCGCCCATTTGCAGGATGAATTGTCCCGCAGTCAGGCCCAACCGCCCGCTCCGCAACAAAGCGGTGGTTTCCTCGGTGGGATCAGCTCGATTTTTGGAGGTGGCAGCCCCGCGCCTGCTCCATCCCGCAATGCAGGGCCTTGGGGTGCGGCACCAGCGGCGCAGCGTGGCTATGACGATTACAGCCGCAGCGCTCCGCCGCAATCCGGCCCATGGGGAGGCGCACCTACAGGCGGTCAATGGCAGCAACCGGGGCAACAACCAGCAGCAGCGCCAGCAGGCGGCGGTTTCTTGCGCGGCGCCCTGACAACGGCGGCGGGCGTTGCCGGTGGCGTGCTGGTGGCCGATGCGGTGCGCGATATTTTCACCACCCACGGCGGCGGTTTCGGCAATATGCTGGGAGCTGGCGGCATGGCTCAAGCGCCGGTCGAGGAAACCATCATCAACAACAATACCTACAACATCACCGAGAATGGCCGCGACGATACGCCCGCTCAAAGCGATGACAGCGGCGTCCAGCAGGCCAGCCTGGACAATGACAATGACAGCTATGACAATAGCAGCTTTGATGACAGTGATTTCGGTGGCGATGACAGCATGAATGCGTGA
- the queF gene encoding preQ(1) synthase has product MSKTDVSGLSQLGRQVDAPTSPEIAVLERVPNTNAGTDYVVRFTAPEFTSLCPMTGQPDFAHIVIDYIPGDFLVESKSLKLFMTSFRNHGSFHEDCSIYIAKRLVELLDPKWLRIGAYWYPRGGIPIDVFWQTGEVPKGVWLPDQGVPTYRGRG; this is encoded by the coding sequence ATGAGCAAGACCGATGTTTCCGGCCTGTCGCAATTGGGCCGCCAGGTGGATGCGCCGACCAGCCCTGAGATCGCGGTGCTGGAACGGGTTCCCAATACCAATGCCGGAACCGATTACGTCGTGCGCTTCACCGCGCCGGAATTCACCTCGCTCTGCCCGATGACCGGCCAGCCGGATTTCGCCCATATCGTCATCGATTATATTCCAGGCGATTTCCTGGTGGAATCCAAGTCGCTGAAATTGTTCATGACCTCGTTCCGCAATCACGGTTCCTTCCACGAGGATTGCTCGATCTACATCGCCAAGCGGCTGGTGGAACTGCTCGACCCGAAATGGCTGCGGATCGGCGCCTATTGGTATCCACGCGGCGGCATTCCCATTGATGTGTTCTGGCAGACCGGAGAAGTGCCGAAGGGGGTCTGGTTGCCGGATCAAGGTGTGCCGACCTATCGTGGACGGGGGTGA
- a CDS encoding cation diffusion facilitator family transporter: MSEHNPIVKRLAFWGIPLSFGVLGLKLLAWWVTGSVALLSDGLESTVNVVAAFIAYFVIGYAQKPADHDHPYGHHKAEYISAVIEGVLIVIAALLIMKEAVAALEAPAMLDAPALGLAINFAAGVVNAVWATILIRVGKANRSPALTADGQHIMSDVVTSVGVLIGLVLVVITGYAILDPLLAILVACNIIYQGWKVISHSVDGLMDKAVEPAEEDAIKKAIADHASGSLGVHYLRTRRAGAATFVGFDLVVPAVMPVGEAHEICDRLEAAVQAVQPGARVTIHVEPESEEAHGVRVKFEGEHA, from the coding sequence ATGTCCGAGCATAATCCTATCGTCAAGCGTCTTGCCTTCTGGGGCATTCCGCTATCTTTCGGCGTGCTGGGCCTGAAGCTCCTGGCCTGGTGGGTCACGGGGTCCGTGGCGCTTTTGTCGGATGGGTTGGAATCCACCGTCAATGTGGTGGCGGCTTTCATCGCCTATTTCGTGATCGGCTATGCCCAGAAGCCTGCCGACCATGACCACCCCTATGGGCATCACAAGGCGGAATATATTTCAGCAGTTATAGAGGGCGTGCTGATCGTCATTGCCGCGCTGCTGATCATGAAGGAGGCGGTGGCCGCCCTTGAAGCACCGGCCATGCTGGATGCCCCGGCGCTTGGCCTGGCGATCAATTTTGCCGCCGGTGTCGTCAATGCGGTCTGGGCGACAATCCTGATCCGGGTCGGCAAGGCCAACCGGTCCCCTGCCCTGACGGCGGATGGGCAGCATATCATGTCGGATGTGGTGACGTCGGTGGGCGTGCTGATCGGCCTTGTTCTGGTGGTGATCACCGGTTATGCCATTCTCGATCCGCTGCTGGCCATTCTGGTGGCCTGCAACATCATCTATCAGGGCTGGAAAGTGATCAGCCATTCGGTCGATGGCTTGATGGACAAAGCAGTCGAACCAGCGGAAGAAGACGCGATCAAGAAGGCGATTGCCGATCACGCCAGTGGCTCGCTCGGGGTGCATTACCTGCGCACCCGCCGGGCTGGGGCAGCAACCTTTGTTGGTTTCGATCTCGTCGTGCCAGCCGTGATGCCGGTGGGCGAGGCCCATGAGATTTGCGACAGGCTGGAAGCGGCGGTGCAAGCCGTGCAGCCGGGCGCGCGGGTGACGATCCATGTGGAGCCGGAAAGCGAAGAGGCCCATGGCGTCCGTGTCAAATTTGAAGGAGAACATGCATGA